A stretch of DNA from Sander lucioperca isolate FBNREF2018 chromosome 8, SLUC_FBN_1.2, whole genome shotgun sequence:
ACGCCTCCCCAGTCGCTGTATCTCCTGTACTCTCCGGGCCTCAGGTAGTACGCTCTGCCCTTGTAGTTGGGCTGGTCGTACATCAGCCAGTGGCCGTCCATCACGTTACAGGAGTTGAAGTCGGACATGCTGAGGCGGTCCTGGACATTTGGGCAGTCGTCCACCAGCTCGTGCATCTGGCCGGACATGTCAGAGTGTTCGTAAAGCCTCATCCTGTAGGAGCCTTGGTACTGGCACAGGATGGAAAACTCTGTTACTATGTGCAGCACAATAATACATCTCAATGGTAtccagatatttttttaagtcaGGTACCTGACTTATAATTCTTGATTAATAAACAAGCATTTAAcagctattttttatttttacagcacctttaaacaagATGTCAAACAAAGTCTTTGCGCCCTACCTGGGGGATCAAACGGCAAGATCTGACACAGTCATTCATGCCAATCATACGCTGGTTATCAGAGTACTCTCCTTTCCTTAGGTAGTACTGGTTGCCCATGTAGTTGGGCTTCTCGTAGACCATGAAGCAGCCGCTCTCTACCTTGATGGAGTTGCATCTGTTAAAGTAGGAGTGCAGGTCAGCACTGTCGCTGCTGCACTCATGAGAGCGCCCCTGGAAGTTTCTGTCCTCGTAAAAAATTATCTGCAAAAGCATAAAGATAGTTTTTAACACAGAGCTGTGGATGTCTAGTCAAGAAGAGGTACAAACCCAAATGATTATCAAATTAAATTACAGGTGTGTAGAAAGTGTGTCTTTACCTTCGCCATGGTTATGTTGGCATCAGACTGTATTAGCGGTCAGTCAATGCTGTCCCTGAGCCAAGGCACTgtgctttataaaaaaaaaaagaaagggcaGCTGTGTGGTTGCACAGCATAAAGCATTGTCATTCAAATATATCCCTCACAGTGATGATGGATCAGGGgcgggggtgtgtgtgtggctggaaAAAATCTGTTTATGTGTAGATGACTCTTGGTGTGTGATGAGTTATTGTTCTTTCCTCCATATTCATCACAATTTCCCGCTCCCAGAAAATGCCACTGTACAATAGACTGATATACTGTGTGCAGTAGCACAGCATCAGCAAGATTAAATTGATATTTAACGTGGCCGACACATGATAAACTGTACAATCTATCATCTAAAGAGATATttagagatttcttttttttctttaatctgAAACAAACATGGGCCAACATCATTTCTGAGGTAGAATACATATTACCTCATATGAAGGATTTACATAAATGCCTCACTCATCATAGATCAGATATAATCATTGCAGTTGTACAATAGTTGTAAAGGTTACAGTATTCACAACTTAtgctgtgtttttaaaagtctgCCCTGCTGCACCCTGCTgcaccctactatgacatgaactactacgactaccattgtgatcactgtttcactatctttattatgactattattgccaccattcaccactcccccaactggtgccgtcagacaccgcctaccaagagtctgggtctgtccgaggtttcttcctaacaaaaaagggagtttttcctcgccactgtcgcaatagctactgctaatgcttgctcttgaggcaaccactgtaatagttggggcttcgtaaactacagagtttggtctagacctactctatctgtaaagtgtctcgagataactcttgttatgatttgatactataaataaaattgaattgaattgaattgaattgaggtCCTGCTCACAACTGAATGGACTATTAAGACTTCACAAGGTTCAACCCATCGGGCTACTTGcccaaaagtcaatttttactggcccctatacAAATAGTTTTTCTTATTAGTGGTTATCAAATAACTACGGAGCCCCTAAGGGGACatgagcaaaaaaataaaaaatcttaaGTTTCATGTGCTCACGCAAAACCTTTTCATGTGCGCACATGAAAGTTTCACGTGAGCACATGAAAGTTTGAGTTCAACACCCCTTGGATCTAGTTCTCATAGAATTAATCGAACATCCTCTTTCCTTACGTTTAATCCATTCTCCTTGTATTTTGTGTACATCCACCTATATCCGTGGACTTGGCCAGATGTTTGTAACTGTTCATAAATGAAAGTAATTGCCTGATCCAAATTGTTGTATCCCTTGCGCCGGAACAGATTAAAAGACTTTAAAATCCGTTTTAAATGTCGTATCGAAACAATATAATGGTGACGACTTGCAAGAAATGCAGCAATGTCCTTATAATGAAGACCTAGATTAAAATACAGTGCAACTAACTCCTGTACTGTAGTCATTTCTCTAGCTGTCACTGTCTCCAGTATGGCCCAGGCTACATCAATATACGGCTTTCATGTGCACACATGAAAGTTTCATGTGAGCACATGAaacttaactttaaaaaaaattctgcaCATGAAAGTTTTGCGTGagcacatgaaactaaactaaaattgttatattttgttgttttatcgACATCCTCTACTGCCACCCAAGAAAACTCTTCCAGGATGCTTGAAACGCTCTCTTTGGCTTTAGCTCATACACAGCcatcattttcttcttcttcttctaacaAGACTGGCGTCAATAGTCCAGAATGCGTTTGATGGAGCCGACCCTGGCGCTCCTGCCGCCCCATTCAATAAACCTCTTGTACTCTCCAGGCCTTATCAGGTACATCCTTCCGCAGTAGTTAGGGTGCTCATAGAAGAGCCAGTTGCCGTCGGTCACGTTGCAGGAGAAGATGTCGTTCACTTGGAAGCGGTCTATGACGCTGGGGCAGTCGTCCATCAGGTCCATCATCTTACCTCCGAACTCGAGACGCTCATACAGGCGCATGTTGAACGCCCCTGGCTGCTGGTtttgaaaaagagagaggaatcaTTTAGTAAAGCACATAATATAAAacatattatacattttatCATGTGCcatttttattgtgtttctgtAATGATGACATGAGGGCTGGATGCATTGCAGTGCCCTTGGAAAACAGATAGTGGACGTGGATTAGAATATCTGACATCCGGCACGTGAGAGACACAGCAGATGCTTTATACCTGCACTGTACATCCGGTAAACCAGACTAACCGTCTATTGAATCATGTTGAAGCCCAAGTGTTGATGCTTGCGCAGTATACCTGTGTTGACTTTCGGTGACTACAATATAGCATCTACCAACTAGGGTGGCCTTCaggtaaaataaaaagcgaAAGGCCCTCTCTAGAGCAGGTGTTTGGTTTGTCTgttctgggctactgtagaaacatggcaATGTAACATCTTAGTTTATGGCGGCTatacactaatgaaaacattttttttttttttttaacctttatttatccaggtaagtcgattgagaacaaattctcatttgcaacgacgacctgtcacattcacacagttacacatcatacctggaagctgcccagtacaaccacagtctgatctgctggccactgagcaactcccctggagcggttggggttaagggccttgctcaagggcacctcagtagTGGTGAGGGAGGGACAAGTTATGTATATTATATTCCATTTCTGCCAAAAGATCCacctaaatcctacacactgctcctttaaCACATAAGCATGATGTAAATGAGGCATGCTGCTTAAACGTCTACTGAAGAGACTAAACTTGGTGGCTGACAAAAACATCTGTGAAGGGATGAGGAGACTGTAACCTTCCTTAAATTTGTACATTAAACCAACCTAAATACCATATATCTATCATGTTTTCTAAAAGAAATGTCCGACCATTTGGGGTTTGAGTGGAGTTCTTTTAATTACGTCATCTCACTTGTTCCTCTCTTCTGCAATGGTTGCACCTGACTGGAGAATTAGCGCCACCAACTGTTTATCTTGATAAGCCCAACTCCTAATATTTATCTATATTTAgcattttttgtaaaaaattggaTGGAAATCTGGCACGAGATACTTTCTGGTGCGCACAAGATTATTGTGTAAGGCTAACAAAACGATAGTACTGCTAACATAATGTGGCCAAAGTTATTATTTCACATTCACAGGCCCCCATGaagaaattctaagtaatgaaaacaacactgtcggcgcattccacatgacgcaagccttcggCGATCGCGCACCAAccacacccctcctccacgtAGTTGCTAGTAGCGTTTATTCTGTCAATAAAgtaggacacagaggattaaaaaaaaaacatgacggactcttcagaagaggtaattatcttgaaatgttttgtctccaaagctgaacgctgctgttgtcctttctcagcggATACGTGAAACacatcactcgagcttctgcgcacGAAAGTCAGCGGACTACACCATTTAGTAAACATAGCCATGATGAGAAATACAGAAAGTGTTTTATGGAGCTGGtatgcttaattagctttgtatcaattaatttggcaatggcttgaatgtatccgacgttcattaatatcaaatagccgcgcactatagctttaagtatgTTGATGACACTATCAGTTACATTTTGTTGCGTTTTCAGGAAGATGAATACCTCCTCTGCAGCCATTCTGACTGTACACAGATTGGTTTCTCGTGAGCACGAGATACTTTTGTGTGCTTACAAGAAAAGTATCTCACGCTCACTAAAAAGTTTCttgtgcacaaaaaaaaattattcccCATGTCCCTTTAGGGGCTACGTAGAAATCTGGGTGTAAGGATGAATTGTTCTAGTCAGAGAAGAGAATTTCCATCCAATCATCCACAGTGATATGATCATACCAATATCCAATATTTAACATTATACAGTATAGCTCAATATATAATTAAACTAATGTATCTGTATAACCCTGGTTGGTGTACAAGTTTCCAGAAACAGGAGCTCACCGCGTGGATGAGGCGACAGGAGCAGACCGAGGCGATGGCACTCATCCAGTGTTGGCTGTCAGGATACTCTCCTCTCTTCAGGTAGTACTGGTTCCCACTGTAGTTGGATTTTTCATAGATCATGAAGCAGCCGCTCTCCACCTTGATGGAGTTGCAGTTTTTCAGGATGCACATCAGGTCCGCACAGTCATTGCCGCACTCAAAATTGCACCCAGAGAAGTTCTTGTCCTCATAGAAGATAATCTAGACACAGAAATTGAAATGGTTTTTAATTGTATCACTAATCATGCTGCAAAATCTGTTCAACATACAGAAATAAACTGCATTTTTCTGATTAATTGACACTTTTCTGGGTATTTTCAAGTTTTGAATACACTTTCTCCTcttttgattttgaaaaaaTAACCAGAAATGTAGTTCAATAATTCAAAAGAAAAGCCTGGATGCCTGATTGCACTTTCACAATAAGAGCATTTCTTATCCCATATCAACATGAAGAGCGTTCTGTCATCTTCTGATGTTTACCTTCGACATGTTGGCCCGTTTTCCTGCGTTGCCCTGTGTGATCCATCCAGCTCTTTGAAGACTCCCACCTGTCACATATATAGTGAATGTGAAATGCAGACTCTGCATGTGTCATTCATATTGTAATAGCCAGGAATCTTTGCTGTTTTGTGCCGCGGTGTTTCCCTGAAGAGATGTTTAGGAGTTACGTTTGTACAGGTGAGAGCTGACAGGTTGTTTGGGGTCGGTGTGGTGTTGTAACAGGAGGtttctgtaatgaaacagtccAGAACTCTTTGTCATCACTGAATgggtgctgtgttttttttgtacaccTCCTAAtattaatctttttattttctagTTTATGCTTTCATCAAAGCTGCTCATGGATGGATGATTTCTGGCATCAGTGGAGTTCTTGGTATGGATTTTAGGCAAAAATTCAGTTTTAGGTTTTAGATTCAAGTGTTTTAATATTCACAGGTAATACTATTATTTACAGCTCCTTTATATATGTTGATTTGATATATGTTGATGTATTTAACAGTGACCATACCAATTACAGATCAtctgttcattcattcaactgTCTTTGAAGATGATGATATTACCAAAATTATATCATTTGTGTGTCTTTTATGTCCACAGCATGTTATTGATACATTTTAACTCTCTaccactgccctctggtggggAGGTTCATTTCTCtccacataaatacacatgcaCAGGAACTACACACTGTTAAAGGTTTAAATGTCTAATTCCAAGAACAATTATCCTTGTATTCATTTGTAGGATAATCTGTATGTGTTCTTTGTTAACCTAATGTTAAAACAAATCCACCACATTGTTCATTTAGCAGCTACTCTGGAGCTTTTGATCTTCTCACAGTTTTCATAGTTGTCAGAGAAAAATAGATGTTAAAATTTCACTTTAAGGACTTTGTGGGGTTCAAAGTTCACTCTTGACCTCCCATGACAACTGGGCAAACTTTGATCTAAAGCTCCAAAACAGCTACTAGATTTATTTGAATTGTTTATGTGTAAATGAAAAGTGCACTGGGTAAAAGggggacaggcagacagactttTCTTCAGCTTTACAATAGATAACGCTTGAGTCTCAGTGTGGTTAAGTGTCATCGCTTGCAGGATTTTATTCAAGCCTCTGATGAGAGTCAGGATGTCGGGCCATGACCCCTTCACATCCTCATGTGAAAACATGCCCTCCAGACGCAGAGAGCAAGAACAAAACTGAATACAATTGAGCACTGACGCCATTTTATTCAGCGTGTGAAACAAGGCAAACAGCAGACATTTCACAAGAATCGTTCTTCTGTCTTTAGAGATCCATGAGGCGCCTGATGGAGCCGATCCTGGAGTTGTTGCCGCTCCACTCGTTGAAGCTCTTGTACTGGCCGGGCCGGACGTAGTAGTGACGCCCCCTGTAGTTGGCGTGCTCGTAGATGAGCCAGTGGCCCTCCACGTTGCAGGAGTTGAAGTTGGACATGTGGAAACGATCCATGAGGTTGGGGCAGTTGTCTGTCAGCTCCATCATCTCACCTACCATGTCGAAATGCTCGTAGAGCCTCATCCTGAAGTTGCCGCTGTGCTGCAGAGGGCGGGAAGATCAGAGGGTTACATCTCAACAAAAGTTACTATTTTTCACACGTCACTCAGAATTTTAAATCTTAACAAAAAGATAATGATGCCTTTAAAAAGCAAATactgtttaattattttttaaagataaaagttcaacattttgggaaatacgcttatttgcttCGTCAGATGAGAAGACTGATACCACACGTctgtaccatagactgtaaaaaaagatgGACGACGTGTCTCCATAgcattattatggaacccatgcAACTTTTAGGCAAGGCCCGCCCTTCAATTGCATTCAtacgctactattggccaggtgtccacgcttacgcaaggtaacgtaacacaatttgttcaggtcctatcccctgaccaatcagctatcctaaccttaaccactcgaggtcaattcctaaccccaaccaatcgggctACTTCTTAGGGcaggacttgcctagaagttacatGGAATCCATAATAACGCGTCTCCATATCCTACcgctgtacaaaagtgaagccaatatATCCTGGATACGGGCGCTGCAATTTTGGAATTTTGGAACCAGAGTTTGCGCAGAAGTGTTCGGGCGGAGGAACTGCTGTATCCAAGTTCCCGCCCATACACCCAACCTGACCAATCgcgagtcaatcacagctgtcaatcatggcgtttcaccccgtttttatagtatcaaataactaataaaaaccaaacttttcagaaaaatgaacacttgaacaaacatcatgaccaaaacaatctttgagaaaaatgtatttgatttttTAATTGGCCCATGTTCCATCCGGGAACATGGGCCATACTCAGCCattatgacctatactgcagccaacCACCAGGGGGAGATCAAGATGTTTGggcttcacttatacagtctatgcatcaatCCCTGGTCTGTACGGTAAAAATGTAAGCTACCAAGAGCAgatagttagcttagcttagcataaagactggaaacaggtggcaacagcctggctctgtccaaagatgACACAGTTGGCCTACAAGCGCCTGTAACGGAGGATCAAAAGATATAACTTGTCATTCACTGATTAAAGTTATAGTTGGGTTTAGGAGGGTTGTTTATAAAACAGTATTATATTTAATATCACCCTTTTTTTGCAAAGTAGATGCATAGCGGAATGTGCCttaagttattgttttttttggtttgttttattttcttgacatatatatatatatatttttgtttgtttgttgtattgCTTGTTTCATTTTTTGAAGGTCCCTTAAATTGCTTAATTGTATGCATACATTTCACTTAATCTGCAATTTAGGGGACAGGCTACTTAAATATTCCCTAAATGAAGTAGTGAAACCTCTCTATTATTAATACGAAGGCAGATGAGGAGCAAAAGCagcttgactgctgtctgtttatgATCAAATTCAGTTGTTTTATCCCTTAAAGTTATTTATTCAGACTACATAGCTTACTATAAAAGGTTTAGAGGCAGCATTGTGAATCAGTTTAAAAACgatatataaatgtgtaaagattacaaccggttgagataaaaaattAATCGTGATGCAATTTTTAAGTGGCCTAGGGCGTAATCTACTttagatttcacttgtttgacttcaaacgtcactacgtcttcttagtttatttatttgaagagatttttttctatttattgagttatatttttgttatttaagataaaatacaatgtcagttgcacttttgataagaggacacatctgttgttttgtttgtttatagaaataaaggaatatttttagGTCCTTTGTTGGCAGCTCATTCTGTTCAAATAAATCCTGAGAAAAATCGTATCGTGAATTTAAAACCATGAATTGAATCGTGAGTTGAGTTGAGTGTAGTATATTATTTTACAGAAGGCCTTACCACGGGGATCATGCGGCAGGACCTGACACACTCAGTCATGCCGGTCATTCCCAGGTAGTCGTTGTACTCTCCCCTCTTCATGAAGTACTGGGTTCCCATGTAGCCGGGGCGGTCGTAGACCATGAACATGCCGCTCTCCACCCGGATGGACCGGCAGCGGTCGAACATGGAGTGCAGGTCAGCGCAGTCACTCATGCACTCATAGTGCTGGCCTCCAAAGTTCCTGTCCTCGTAGAAGATAATCTGACGGAGCAGAATGAGTCACATTCAGATGTTTAATCACAATGACCAACCACAGAGAGCCAGTGCTGCACTTGGTCAGTGTTTGGGAAGGTTACTGTGTTTGGAAATGTAATAGGTTGCAAGTTAccctatttaaaatgtaaagtagTGTAACTATTTCAATTACTTTATCAAAGTAATGTAAATTATCACTTATTATTAAATTtcttatgactgttttcaactgttaaccattttcaaatgtttagaccTGACAGCAGTACTTAACAGTGACTACTGTCAAACTCCTTTTAAAATCCTTCATCACATGAATTACGATTGTGATGATTTCATTTTGAAGAACAGCCACCACAAAGTCCACCACTTCAGCACCTCTTTTTAATATGAGATCATTCTGAGGTCACAGATTTAAAATcaataacaaaacaacaacaaaaatatcacGGCACACACAGCcccaaatatgaaataaaacaattattGATGTTGATAGAATTt
This window harbors:
- the LOC116050361 gene encoding gamma-crystallin M2-like isoform X2; this translates as MAKIIFYEDRNFQGRSHECSSDSADLHSYFNRCNSIKVESGCFMVYEKPNYMGNQYYLRKGEYSDNQRMIGMNDCVRSCRLIPQYQGSYRMRLYEHSDMSGQMHELVDDCPNVQDRLSMSDFNSCNVMDGHWLMYDQPNYKGRAYYLRPGEYRRYSDWGGVSPRVGSLRRISDLN
- the LOC116050537 gene encoding gamma-crystallin S-1-like is translated as MGKIIFYEDRNFGGQHYECMSDCADLHSMFDRCRSIRVESGMFMVYDRPGYMGTQYFMKRGEYNDYLGMTGMTECVRSCRMIPVHSGNFRMRLYEHFDMVGEMMELTDNCPNLMDRFHMSNFNSCNVEGHWLIYEHANYRGRHYYVRPGQYKSFNEWSGNNSRIGSIRRLMDL
- the LOC116050107 gene encoding gamma-crystallin S-1-like isoform X1 yields the protein MQSLHFTFTIYVTGGSLQRAGWITQGNAGKRANMSKIIFYEDKNFSGCNFECGNDCADLMCILKNCNSIKVESGCFMIYEKSNYSGNQYYLKRGEYPDSQHWMSAIASVCSCRLIHAQPGAFNMRLYERLEFGGKMMDLMDDCPSVIDRFQVNDIFSCNVTDGNWLFYEHPNYCGRMYLIRPGEYKRFIEWGGRSARVGSIKRILDY
- the LOC116050361 gene encoding gamma-crystallin M2-like isoform X1 is translated as MLLQIIFYEDRNFQGRSHECSSDSADLHSYFNRCNSIKVESGCFMVYEKPNYMGNQYYLRKGEYSDNQRMIGMNDCVRSCRLIPQYQGSYRMRLYEHSDMSGQMHELVDDCPNVQDRLSMSDFNSCNVMDGHWLMYDQPNYKGRAYYLRPGEYRRYSDWGGVSPRVGSLRRISDLN
- the LOC116050107 gene encoding gamma-crystallin S-1-like isoform X2 produces the protein MQSLHFTFTIYVTGGSLQRAGWITQGNAGKRANMSKIIFYEDKNFSGCNFECGNDCADLMCILKNCNSIKVESGCFMIYEKSNYSGNQYYLKRGEYPDSQHWMSAIASVCSCRLIHAPGAFNMRLYERLEFGGKMMDLMDDCPSVIDRFQVNDIFSCNVTDGNWLFYEHPNYCGRMYLIRPGEYKRFIEWGGRSARVGSIKRILDY